A genome region from Micromonospora peucetia includes the following:
- a CDS encoding alpha/beta hydrolase yields MRRFRLTLAGLATAVLVAAGCTLPAIAPGTDTGGEAAAPGTAPTWRACPEVAEDLVGRGASDIRYECARIKVPRNWGTGSGAATGPGAGQTFEIALLRARSTKQRDRIGSLVVNPGGPGGSGVDTAVYLSFGPAFGGLPASITDRFDIVGFDPRGVSRSSPVKCIPDADLDASFGYDPDPESQQSFDGFAELSRKIGRGCGDRYGDQLPLYGTEQAARDMDAVRAAVGDDKLTYLGYSYGTLLGATYAQLYPQRVRALVLDGAVDPRQGLVAGSESQAKGFERAFSNFTTWCAANAGRCPIAPDARAAVTSAIDKARVSPVRGDDGREATAGWVFYAIISSLYTESGWQELAGAIDKLEGGDPEDVFRLADAYADRDSDGHYSNMFDANLAVNCADEEEKPSVQRIRQLQSQWRAKYPLFGPALAAGLLSCTEWPGGRDPYPTGRADGAPPILVVGTTGDPATPYEQTGELATMLGVGRVLTWEGEGHTAYPQTSCITEAVDAYLIDLTVPREGLRCPAR; encoded by the coding sequence ATCCGCCGGTTCCGGCTCACCCTCGCCGGGCTTGCCACCGCCGTGCTGGTCGCCGCCGGCTGCACCCTTCCGGCGATCGCGCCCGGGACGGACACCGGCGGAGAGGCCGCCGCCCCCGGCACGGCGCCCACCTGGCGGGCCTGCCCGGAGGTGGCCGAGGACCTGGTCGGTCGCGGCGCGTCGGACATCCGCTACGAGTGCGCGCGGATCAAGGTGCCGCGCAACTGGGGCACGGGCAGCGGGGCCGCCACCGGCCCGGGCGCCGGGCAGACCTTCGAGATCGCGCTGCTGCGAGCCCGGTCGACCAAGCAGCGCGACCGGATCGGCTCGCTGGTCGTCAATCCGGGCGGGCCCGGTGGCTCTGGCGTGGACACGGCCGTCTACCTCTCCTTCGGTCCGGCGTTCGGCGGCCTGCCCGCCTCGATCACCGACCGGTTCGACATCGTCGGCTTCGACCCGCGCGGGGTGTCCCGCTCCAGCCCGGTCAAGTGCATCCCCGACGCCGACCTGGACGCCAGCTTCGGCTACGACCCCGATCCGGAGAGCCAGCAGTCGTTCGACGGGTTCGCCGAGCTCAGCCGGAAGATCGGGCGCGGCTGTGGCGACCGCTACGGCGACCAGCTGCCGCTCTACGGCACCGAACAGGCCGCCCGGGACATGGACGCGGTCCGCGCCGCCGTCGGCGACGACAAACTGACCTACCTCGGCTACTCCTACGGCACCCTGCTCGGCGCCACCTATGCACAGCTCTACCCGCAGCGGGTGCGGGCGCTGGTGCTTGACGGCGCGGTCGACCCGAGGCAGGGCCTGGTCGCCGGCTCGGAGAGCCAGGCCAAGGGCTTCGAGCGGGCCTTCAGCAACTTCACCACGTGGTGCGCGGCGAACGCCGGGCGCTGCCCGATCGCCCCGGACGCCCGGGCCGCGGTCACCTCGGCGATCGACAAGGCCCGGGTGTCCCCGGTGCGCGGGGACGACGGCCGGGAGGCCACCGCGGGCTGGGTCTTCTACGCGATCATCTCGTCGCTCTACACCGAGTCGGGGTGGCAGGAGTTGGCCGGCGCCATCGACAAGCTGGAGGGCGGCGACCCGGAGGACGTGTTCCGCCTCGCCGACGCGTACGCCGACCGGGACTCCGACGGGCACTACTCGAACATGTTCGACGCCAACCTGGCGGTCAACTGCGCCGACGAGGAAGAGAAGCCGAGCGTGCAGCGGATCCGCCAGCTCCAGTCGCAGTGGCGGGCGAAGTACCCGCTGTTCGGGCCGGCCCTGGCCGCCGGTCTGCTCTCCTGCACCGAGTGGCCCGGCGGCCGTGACCCGTACCCGACGGGCCGGGCCGACGGGGCACCGCCGATCCTGGTGGTGGGCACCACCGGCGACCCGGCGACGCCGTACGAGCAGACCGGCGAACTGGCCACGATGCTGGGCGTGGGCCGGGTGCTCACCTGGGAGGGCGAGGGGCATACCGCGTACCCGCAGACCTCCTGCATCACCGAGGCGGTCGACGCCTACCTGATCGACCTGACCGTGCCCAGGGAGGGACTGCGCTGCCCGGCCCGCTGA
- a CDS encoding GNAT family N-acetyltransferase: MSDVIFRVAVRSDLPAVLTLLTDDPLGRTRDFTDIDAAYEKAFADIDADPRNQLIVADADGELLGCMQLTYIPGLSRHGAERQLIEAVRVRSDLRGQGLGRQMITWAVDQAKQRGCALVQLTTDKTRHDAHRFYLNLGFLPTHEGMKLPL; this comes from the coding sequence ATGAGTGACGTGATCTTCCGTGTGGCCGTCCGGAGCGACCTGCCCGCCGTGCTCACCCTGCTCACCGACGACCCACTCGGCCGGACCCGCGACTTCACGGACATCGACGCCGCCTACGAGAAGGCGTTCGCCGACATCGACGCCGACCCGCGCAACCAGCTGATCGTGGCCGACGCGGACGGTGAGCTGCTCGGCTGCATGCAGCTCACCTACATTCCCGGCCTGAGCCGGCACGGCGCCGAGCGGCAGCTGATCGAGGCGGTCCGGGTCCGCTCCGACCTGCGCGGCCAGGGCCTCGGCCGACAGATGATCACCTGGGCGGTCGACCAGGCGAAGCAGCGTGGCTGCGCCCTGGTCCAACTCACCACCGACAAGACCCGCCACGACGCCCACCGCTTCTACCTGAACCTGGGCTTCCTCCCCACCCACGAGGGCATGAAACTCCCCCTCTGA
- a CDS encoding ABC transporter ATP-binding protein, with product MSGLDATRDGRPAGGSTGATDTTKATAAVPTTGGAVVGATVAGGAAAGATVIDEVVRVEGINRTFGRGERAVHAVRDVSFSAGRGELVAVRGRSGAGKTTLLNLVGGLDRPDSGRVTVAGRDVTGAGERELLELRRGTVGFVFQTFGLVPILSAAENVGVPLRLARVPAAEREERVAVLLELVGLGGHAGQRPYELSGGQQQRVAVARALANEPDLLIADEPTGQLDSETGRSIMDLLRAVVHARGMTALVATHDPALIDLADRVLILRDGHLLP from the coding sequence ATGAGCGGGCTTGACGCGACACGGGACGGTCGGCCGGCTGGCGGGTCGACGGGCGCCACCGACACCACCAAGGCGACGGCGGCCGTGCCGACCACCGGCGGGGCGGTGGTGGGTGCCACTGTTGCCGGCGGGGCGGCGGCGGGTGCCACGGTCATTGACGAGGTGGTTCGGGTGGAGGGGATCAACCGCACCTTCGGCCGCGGCGAGCGCGCCGTGCACGCCGTGCGGGACGTCTCGTTCTCGGCCGGGAGGGGCGAGCTGGTCGCCGTGCGCGGACGCTCCGGGGCGGGCAAGACGACCCTGCTGAACCTGGTGGGCGGGCTGGACCGGCCCGACTCGGGCCGGGTGACGGTCGCCGGGCGCGACGTCACCGGCGCCGGTGAGCGGGAGCTGCTGGAACTTCGTCGCGGCACGGTCGGCTTCGTGTTCCAGACCTTCGGGCTGGTGCCGATCCTGTCCGCCGCCGAGAACGTCGGCGTACCGCTGCGGTTGGCGCGGGTACCGGCTGCCGAGCGGGAGGAGCGGGTGGCGGTGCTGCTGGAGCTGGTCGGTCTCGGCGGGCACGCGGGCCAGCGGCCGTACGAGCTCTCGGGTGGGCAGCAGCAGCGGGTGGCGGTGGCGCGGGCACTGGCCAACGAGCCGGACCTGCTGATCGCCGACGAGCCCACCGGCCAACTCGACTCCGAGACCGGCCGGTCCATCATGGACCTGCTCCGGGCGGTCGTGCACGCCCGTGGCATGACCGCGTTGGTCGCCACCCACGACCCGGCCCTGATCGACCTCGCCGACCGTGTCCTGATCCTCCGCGACGGCCACCTCCTCCCCTGA
- a CDS encoding ABC transporter ATP-binding protein, translating to MTATAESTAVPDLAALQQRAAQRAAERAGGRDRLRGHIVCDGLVRIFKTEGVEVVALQGLELVIDRGELVAIVGASGSGKSTLLNILSGLDTPTAGIARVGEYDLLNLSARRRLSYRRKMVGFVWQQTGRNLLPYLTALENVELPMRLAGRRGGRRAHRERARELLDMVGVGYCADRRPGQLSGGEQQRCAVAVAVANDPEILFADEPTGELDEATGADVFGALRTINAELGVTIVVVTHDQAVATQVRRTVAIRDGRTASEVRRTARIGADGSTELVSEEYAVLDRGGRMQLPAPFVDALSLRDRVRLNLEPDHVEVRPGGRTQDEPEATQ from the coding sequence ATGACCGCTACCGCGGAGTCCACCGCCGTGCCGGACCTGGCCGCCCTGCAACAGCGGGCCGCCCAGCGCGCGGCGGAGCGGGCCGGCGGCCGGGACCGGTTGCGCGGACACATCGTCTGTGACGGGCTGGTCCGGATCTTCAAGACCGAGGGGGTGGAGGTCGTCGCGTTGCAGGGACTCGAGCTGGTCATCGACCGGGGCGAGCTGGTGGCGATCGTAGGTGCCTCCGGTTCCGGGAAGTCGACGCTGCTGAACATCCTCTCCGGGCTGGACACGCCCACCGCCGGCATCGCCCGGGTGGGAGAGTACGACCTGCTCAACCTTTCCGCGCGGCGGCGACTGAGCTACCGGCGGAAGATGGTCGGGTTCGTCTGGCAGCAGACCGGCCGCAACCTGCTGCCGTACCTGACCGCGCTGGAGAACGTCGAGCTGCCGATGCGGCTCGCCGGACGGCGGGGCGGTCGACGGGCGCACCGCGAGCGGGCCCGGGAACTGCTCGACATGGTCGGGGTGGGCTACTGCGCCGACCGGCGGCCCGGGCAGCTCAGCGGCGGCGAACAGCAGCGCTGCGCGGTCGCGGTGGCGGTGGCCAACGATCCCGAGATCCTCTTCGCCGACGAGCCGACCGGTGAACTGGACGAGGCGACCGGAGCCGACGTCTTCGGGGCGCTGCGCACCATCAACGCCGAGCTCGGCGTCACCATCGTGGTGGTCACCCACGACCAGGCCGTGGCCACCCAGGTCCGCCGGACCGTCGCGATCCGCGACGGCCGGACCGCCTCCGAGGTACGCCGGACCGCGCGGATCGGCGCGGACGGCAGCACCGAACTGGTCAGCGAGGAGTACGCCGTGCTCGACCGCGGCGGCCGGATGCAGCTGCCGGCGCCGTTCGTGGACGCGTTGTCGCTGCGCGACCGGGTCCGGCTGAACCTGGAGCCGGACCACGTGGAGGTGCGGCCGGGCGGCCGGACGCAGGATGAGCCGGAGGCGACGCAGTGA
- a CDS encoding ABC transporter permease — MERRDDQERRQNVVSIGAAARRVRAYGGQFLLLAALTLVATLVISGVPRLVNGHAQQGLEAHLATVAPQQRDVTYSSGSLAATDNGTSLLAAHQNELVTLEAGMPPVVRRMVEQRWFSGETAVGRVRGPDLAAKNLLVDLGLRSVTGIEEAGTLVEGRWPADAPKGQPVQVTLAADVAGKLNLRVGSRLTLTPPGPATPDAPLPVQVTVVGLFQPRDGADGFWDGLPPLLRIGEPEGDGEPFIAVGVVDGTALNRQAVAGWPLTFSWRYRLGADGIDVRELDQVIDGLQQMTRETAGRNVVQGLDIPLRAFSAEVASARTVLGVIAAGVLATLTGLVVLAAGLLARRRRAEFTLLRARGGAATASAGRSLAEALLVVPPAAALGWLIGNLAPGVSGQTGWFAVAATVLVVSVLPVATLAASTGAAGRRDLVRVRPSARRLTVEAGLLLLAGLAVVLLRRRGLTPGEVDPLLVSVPVLLAVAAAVVAMRVYPWPLRLVSRLAARARGSVAFLGTARAGRSVVAVPLVVVVLAIATAAFCAVTAAGIEASRDRAASRVVPGDALIQGDRIAADTGAELERLPGVRAATPVLYEAGQRLAKDAIGTDTRLGGVTVLLVDGPALARMVREADVDVAVPAALRTPVGDAGPLPAVVSPAVAAELADAGLDGSAFVPVQGQRYEFRVAERVENFPLLRADSSRFVILPWQSLPRRDYAAVPTGFLVVGDKLDAEALRGVGDAGQSRFQTGGTVVARERPRGVEVLTFADTRRQLGEGGANGVLAFGFVAGAAGGTALGLLAIAFTVLAGARERGQVLSRLRTLGLSRRQWRGLLVVELAPLVGVSVVTGALVGTALPLLLTPVLGLSAFTDGVEVRVAFEPGLAAGVVALGAVALGFAVAVEALNNRRMRLGEVLRLGEES; from the coding sequence CACGCCCAGCAGGGCTTGGAGGCCCACCTGGCCACCGTGGCGCCGCAGCAGCGGGACGTCACGTACTCGTCCGGGTCGCTCGCCGCGACGGACAACGGCACCTCCCTGCTGGCCGCGCACCAGAACGAACTGGTGACGCTGGAGGCCGGAATGCCGCCGGTCGTACGGCGGATGGTCGAACAGCGGTGGTTCTCCGGGGAGACCGCGGTCGGCCGGGTGCGGGGCCCGGACCTGGCGGCGAAGAACCTCCTGGTCGACCTTGGCCTGCGGTCCGTGACCGGGATCGAGGAGGCCGGCACCCTGGTCGAGGGGCGTTGGCCGGCCGACGCGCCGAAGGGCCAGCCGGTGCAGGTGACACTCGCCGCCGACGTCGCCGGCAAGCTGAACCTGCGGGTCGGCAGTCGGCTGACCCTCACCCCACCGGGACCAGCCACCCCCGACGCCCCGCTCCCCGTCCAGGTCACCGTGGTCGGCCTCTTCCAGCCCCGCGACGGTGCCGACGGGTTCTGGGACGGCCTGCCGCCGCTGCTGCGGATCGGCGAGCCGGAGGGGGACGGCGAACCCTTCATCGCCGTCGGGGTCGTCGACGGCACCGCGCTGAACCGTCAGGCCGTCGCCGGCTGGCCGCTGACCTTCAGCTGGCGCTACCGGCTGGGCGCCGACGGCATCGACGTCCGCGAACTGGATCAGGTGATCGACGGCCTCCAGCAGATGACCCGGGAGACGGCCGGCCGCAACGTCGTCCAGGGGCTGGACATCCCGCTGCGGGCGTTCTCCGCCGAGGTGGCCAGCGCCCGGACGGTGCTCGGGGTGATCGCCGCGGGCGTACTGGCCACCCTGACCGGGCTCGTCGTGCTGGCCGCCGGATTGTTGGCGCGCCGACGCCGGGCGGAGTTCACCCTGCTACGCGCCCGGGGCGGGGCGGCGACCGCGAGCGCGGGCCGCAGCCTGGCCGAGGCGCTGCTGGTGGTGCCGCCCGCCGCCGCGCTCGGCTGGCTGATCGGCAACCTCGCCCCCGGGGTGTCCGGGCAGACCGGGTGGTTCGCCGTCGCCGCGACCGTCCTGGTGGTGTCGGTGCTGCCGGTGGCCACCCTCGCCGCGTCCACCGGTGCTGCCGGGCGGCGCGACCTGGTCCGGGTGCGCCCCTCCGCGCGTCGGCTCACGGTGGAGGCGGGACTGCTGCTCCTCGCCGGTCTCGCGGTCGTGCTGCTGCGCCGCCGTGGCCTCACCCCCGGCGAGGTCGATCCGTTGCTCGTCTCGGTCCCGGTGCTGCTGGCCGTCGCCGCGGCGGTGGTCGCGATGCGGGTGTACCCGTGGCCGCTGCGGCTGGTCAGTCGGCTCGCGGCCCGGGCCCGGGGCAGCGTCGCCTTCCTGGGCACCGCCCGGGCCGGCCGGTCGGTCGTCGCCGTACCGCTGGTGGTCGTCGTGCTGGCCATCGCGACCGCGGCGTTCTGCGCGGTGACGGCCGCCGGGATCGAGGCGAGCCGGGACCGGGCCGCCAGCCGGGTGGTCCCCGGTGACGCGCTGATCCAGGGGGATCGGATCGCCGCGGACACCGGCGCCGAGCTGGAGCGGCTGCCGGGGGTCCGCGCCGCGACCCCCGTGCTGTACGAGGCGGGCCAGCGCCTGGCGAAGGACGCCATCGGCACCGACACCCGGCTCGGCGGGGTCACCGTGCTCCTGGTCGACGGCCCGGCCCTGGCCCGGATGGTCCGGGAGGCCGACGTCGACGTGGCGGTGCCCGCGGCACTGCGTACCCCCGTCGGGGATGCCGGGCCGCTGCCCGCCGTGGTTTCCCCGGCGGTCGCCGCCGAGCTGGCCGACGCCGGCCTGGACGGCTCCGCCTTCGTCCCCGTCCAGGGCCAGCGGTACGAGTTCCGGGTCGCTGAGCGGGTGGAGAACTTCCCGCTGCTGCGCGCGGACAGCAGCCGGTTCGTCATCCTGCCCTGGCAGTCGTTGCCCCGCCGCGACTACGCCGCCGTGCCGACCGGCTTCCTGGTCGTCGGCGACAAACTGGACGCCGAGGCGCTGCGCGGAGTCGGCGACGCGGGGCAGTCCCGCTTCCAGACGGGTGGGACGGTCGTCGCCCGGGAGCGCCCCCGTGGTGTGGAGGTGCTGACCTTCGCGGACACCCGCCGTCAGTTGGGCGAGGGCGGTGCGAACGGGGTACTCGCCTTCGGCTTCGTCGCCGGCGCGGCCGGCGGGACGGCACTCGGCCTGCTGGCGATCGCCTTCACGGTGCTCGCCGGCGCCCGGGAACGCGGCCAGGTGCTGTCCCGGCTGCGCACCCTCGGCCTGTCCCGGCGGCAGTGGCGCGGGCTGCTGGTGGTGGAACTGGCCCCCCTGGTGGGCGTTTCGGTGGTGACCGGTGCGCTGGTCGGCACGGCGTTGCCGCTGTTGCTCACCCCGGTGCTGGGCCTGTCCGCCTTCACCGACGGGGTGGAGGTCCGGGTGGCGTTCGAGCCCGGCCTGGCGGCGGGGGTCGTCGCGTTGGGGGCGGTCGCCCTCGGCTTCGCGGTCGCCGTCGAGGCCCTGAACAACCGCCGGATGCGCCTCGGTGAGGTGCTCCGGCTCGGAGAGGAGAGCTGA